A genomic stretch from Taeniopygia guttata chromosome 9, bTaeGut7.mat, whole genome shotgun sequence includes:
- the MECOM gene encoding histone-lysine N-methyltransferase MECOM isoform X5, whose product MKSEDYSHETMAPDIHEERQYRCEDCDQLFESKAELVDHQKFPCSTPHSAFSMVEEDFQKKLENENDLQDVHEIQECKECDQVFPDLQSLEKHMLSHSEEREYKCDQCPKAFNWKSNLIRHQMSHDSGKHYECENCAKQVFTDPSNLQRHIRSQHVGARAHACPECGKTFATSSGLKQHKHIHSSVKPFICEVCHKSYTQFSNLCRHKRMHADCRTQIKCKDCGQMFSTTSSLNKHRRFCEGKNHFAAGGFFGQGISLPGTPAMDKTSMVNMNHANPGLADYFGANRHPAGLTFPTAPGFSFSFPGLFPSGLYHRPPLLPTSSPVKGLPSADQTNKSQSPLMTNPQILPATQDILKALNKQPSVGENKPVELQPEGSSEERPHEKLSDQSESSDLDLDDVSTPSGSDLETTSGSDLESDIESEKEKFKENGKMFKDKVSSLQSLASINNKKDHSNHSIFSPSLEEQTAVSGAVNDSIKAIASIAEKYFGSTGLVGLQDKKVGALPYPSMFPLPFFPAFSQSMYPFPDRDLRPLPLKVEPQSPSEIKKIPKGSSESPFDLTIKRKEEKPLTPIPSKPAAPSASSQDQPLDLSMGSRSRASSTRQAEPRKNHVFGEKKGGDLEQRKASESSLQHARPTPFFMDPIYRVEKRKLTDPLEALKEKYLRPSPGFLFHPQFQFPDQRIWVSAIENMAEKLESFSALKPEASELIQSVPSMFNFRAPPSALPETLLRKGKERYTCRYCGKIFPRSANLTRHLRTHTGEQPYRCKYCDRSFSISSNLQRHVRNIHNKEKPFKCHLCDRCFGQQTNLDRHLKKHENGNMSGTATSSPHSELESTGAILDDKEDSYFTEIRNFIGNSNHNNQSPRNSEERMNGSHFKDEKAMVASQNSDLLDDEEAEDEVMMDEEDEESEMAGKAVKEPVPSDMHEGTPEEYYEETSTLDMNCKASPGRYKEEEYNKTGLSALDHIRHFTDSLKMRKMEENQYSEAELAAFNASQLPEDLKQPLYRKSKSQAYAMMLSLSDKDSLHSASHSSPNMWHSMARAAAESSAIQSISHV is encoded by the exons ATGAAGAGTGAAGATTATTCACATGAAACAATGGCTCCGGACATCCATG AGGAGCGCCAGTACCGCTGCGAGGACTGTGACCAGCTCTTCGAGTCCAAGGCTGAGCTGGTGGACCACCAGAAGTTTCCCTGCAGCACACCTCACTCCGCCTTCTCCATGGTGGAGGAGGACTTCCAGAAGAAGCTGGAGAACGAGAATGACCTTCAGGACGTGCATGAGATCCAGGAGTGTAAAGAGTGTGACCAGGTCTTCCCAGACTTACAAAG CCTGGAGAAGCACATGCTGTCACACAGCGAGGAGAGGGAGTACAAGTGTGACCAGTGCCCCAAAGCTTTTAACTGGAAGTCCAACTTGATACGTCACCAAATGTCACACGACAGCGGGAAGCACTACGAGTGTGAGAACTGTGCCAAG CAGGTTTTCACGGACCCCAGCAACCTTCAGAGGCACATTCGTTCCCAGCATGTGGGGGCTCGTGCTCACGCTTGTCCAGAGTGTGGCAAAACCTTTGCCACTTCTTCGGGCCTCAAACAGCATAAACACATCCACAGCAGTGTCAAACCTTTTATAT GTGAGGTCTGCCATAAATCCTATACTCAGTTTTCAAACCTTTGTCGTCATAAGCGCATGCATGCTGATTGCAGAACCCAAATCAAGTGCAAAGACTGTGGACAAATGTTCAGCACTACGTCTTCCTTAAATAAACACAGGAGATTTTGTGAGGGCAAGAACCATTTTGcagcaggaggattttttggcCAAGGCATTTCTCTTCCTGGAACCCCAGCTATGGATAAAACGTCCATGGTTAATATGAATCATGCAAATCCGGGCCTTGCTGACTATTTTGGAGCCAATAGGCATCCTGCTGGTCTTACCTTTCCAACAGCTCCTGGATTTTCTTTTAGCTTCCCCGGTCTGTTTCCTTCAGGCTTGTACCACAGGCCACCTTTGCTACCTACTAGTTCTCCTGTTAAAGGACTTCCGAGCGCAGATCAGACAAACAAAAGCCAAAGTCCCCTCATGACAAATCCTCAGATACTGCCAGCCACCCAGGATATTTTGAAGGCACTAAATAAACAACCATCAGTAGGGGAGAATAAGCCAGTGGAGCTTCAACCAGAAGGGTCCTCTGAAGAGAGGCCACATGAGAAACTCAGTGACCAGTCAGAGAGTAGTGACCTTGACCTTGACGATGTCAGTACCCCCAGTGGCAGTGACCTGGAAACCACCTCGGGCTCTGATCTGGAAAGTGACATTGAAAGtgagaaagagaaatttaaagaaaatggtaAAATGTTCAAAGACAAAGtaagctctctgcagagcctggcGTCAATAAATAATAAGAAAGACCACAGCAATCATTCCATTTTCTCACCATCCTTAGAGGAGCAGACTGCGGTGTCAGGAGCGGTGAATGATTCTATAAAGGCTATTGCTTCTATTGCTGAAAAGTACTTTGGTTCAACAGGACTTGTGGGGCTGCAAGACAAAAAAGTCGGAGCCTTACCTTACCCTTCCATGTTTCCCCTCCCGTTTTTTCCAGCATTCTCTCAATCAATGTATCCATTTCCTGATAGAGACTTGAGACCGTTACCCTTGAAAGTGGAGCCCCAATCACCCAGTGAAATTAAGAAGATCCCAAAGGGAAGCTCTGAGTCTCCCTTTGACCTCACCATAAAACGTAAGGAGGAGAAGCCACTTACTCCCATCCCCTCAAAGCCAGCAGCCCCCTCTGCATCCAGCCAGGACCAGCCTCTGGATCTCAGCATGGGCAGCCGAAGCCGAGCCAGCAGCACGAGGCAAGCTGAGCCTCGGAAAAACCACGTCTTTggagagaagaaaggaggagACCTCGAGCAGAGGAAAGCTTCAGAGTCCTCTTTGCAGCACGCCAGGCCCACCCCGTTCTTTATGGATCCCATATACAG AgtagaaaaaagaaagctaaCTGACCCACTGGAagctttaaaagagaaatacttGAGACCTTCCCCGGGATTCTTGTTTCATCCACAA TTCCAATTTCCTGATCAAAGAATTTGG gtgtCAGCTATCGAGAACATGGCTGAGAAGCTGGAGAGCTTCAGCGCCCTGAAGCCGGAGGCCAGCGAGCTGATCCAGTCGGTGCCATCCATGTTCAACTTCCGCGCGCCGCCCAGCGCGCTCCCCGAGACGCTGCTGCGCAAGGGCAAGGAGCGCTACACCTGCAG ATACTGTGGCAAGATTTTCCCGAGATCTGCAAACCTGACCCGTCACCTGAGGACGCACACTGGAGAGCAGCCCTATAG aTGCAAATACTGTGACAGATCCTTTAGCATATCCTCTAACCTGCAGAGACATGTGCGTAACATCCACAATAAAGAGAAGCCATTCAAGTGTCACTTGTGTGACAGGTGTTTTGGTCAACAAACCAATCTTGACAGACATCTAAAAAAGCACGAGAACGGGAACATGTCTG GTACTGCAACATCTTCACCTCACTCAGAACTGGAAAGCACAGGGGCAATCCTAGATGACAAGGAAGACTCTTACTTCACAGAAATTAGGAATTTTATTGGAAACAGCAACCACAACAATCAATCCCCCCGAAACTCAGAGGAGAG AATGAATGGCAGCCACTTTAAGGATGAAAAAGCCATGGTAGCCAGCCAGAACTCGGATCTGCTGGATGACGAGGAGGCAGAAGATGAAGTAATGATGGATGAAGAGGATGAAGAGAGCGAAATGGCAGGGAAGGCAGTCAAAGAGCCCGTGCCGAGTGACATGCATGAGGGCACTCCCGAGGAGTATTATGAGGAAACGAGTACTTTGGACATGAACTGCAAAGCTTCCCCTGGCAG GTATAAAGAAGAGGAGTATAATAAGACTGGACTTTCAGCTTTGGACCACATAAGGCACTTCACAGATAGcctaaaaatgaggaaaatggaagaaaatcaaTACAGTGAAGCTGAATTGGCAGCTTTCAATGCTTCCCAGCTGCCAGAGGACCTCAAGCAACCGTTGTACAGGAAATCCAAATCCCAG GCCTATGCCATGATGCTCTCCCTCTCCGACAAGGACTCCCTTCATTCTGCATCCCACAGTTCTCCCAACATGTGGCACAGTATGGCGAGAGCCGCCGCGGAATCCAGCGCCATCCAGTCCATCAGCCACGTATGA